The Bradysia coprophila strain Holo2 chromosome X, BU_Bcop_v1, whole genome shotgun sequence genomic interval CGTAAATAAATTGCTTGAGTCCGGTCAAGACGTCATAGCTTCAAAAGACGTGGGAACATTTGCGACGACGGTTTAAATCTTTATCtatcaattgttttaatttcagATAGCGTCTAGGGTAACAGCTGATAGCTTATGCACTAATATGTACGGTCTCGATGCCAAAGCATTTGACAACAATCCCGACTTTCTTCATCAAAGCCTTCGAATGTTTCATAATGTTCCAGTACTTCGGTCCATAATGTGGAAAATATTTCCCATTTTGGACCGTATTCTACCGAGTCAGTCGGTCGCTACTGAATTCAACGACTGGTTTGTGCGACTTTACCAAATGGCAGTTGAATTGCgccaaaaaaattgtatcgaAAGCGACGactttcttaattttttgatagaattggaaaagaagaagaatcttCAAACTGTTGAATCAGCCGCAAATgcattcattttcttcttgGATGGATTTGAAACCACTTCGTACATGTTGGGCTGTGCAATTAACGAACTGGCCAAAAATAAAGTGTGTCAGCAAAAATTGCGCTCCGAAGTGAAATCATTGAAGGGCAGGGGATTCGATGATTTAAATCAGATGCCATATTTAGACGCTGTTGTTAATGGTAAATGCAAATGACATTGGACTTATGAGATTTTTAGTCACACATTTTTTCTTGCAACATCTTTATATATATTCACATCACCACATCCCACTTCCAATTTTTAGTTTCTCGAAAAACACTCTACCATTGAGTTCGCACTTATTTCCAAAACTCTCACACACAGTTTAATCTCATTTCCACaattaaaaagatttaaaaaaatgtatggtcGCAAGATTCCTACGGGTACGAATGTCGCACTGTGTGAGGTTCTTCttttcagagaaatgataacagatggcacTACTTCCATGAGGTGGCAGCAACGCCTTATGTTATCATTTCTTTGCTTTTTCACCATATAAACGTATGAATTTCACGCTTACGTGTGGCCAACCGACTTTTTGAAGTatcaaaactgaattttaCGTTAACTTCCAGAGACAACACGCATTAGCCCCTTTCCATTTCCAATTTGGAAAACttgcacagaaaatattgtACTAACTGATTACGATGGTCGCACCGTTCAGATCGATAAGGGGACCAAAATAATATTGCCAACAACTGCTTTACACCATCATCCCGATTTTTACGTCAATTCCAATGAATTTAATCCTGATCGATTCATCTCAAGCGCAAGTGATGCAAAGACTTTGAAAGACGCCGGCGTCTTTGCCCCATTTGGTAATGGACCTCGTATATGCATGGGTAGGCTGCAATGTCTTTTCAAGCGTTTTCAAGTCAAAAATACTCAACTATTTTTACATTCATTAAGGAATGCGTTGGGCCGTTCTTCTTCTAAAATCAGTGTTAAGCGTGCTGGTCGAGAAGTTCGAGATGTCAGTGCACTTAAACGCAAGTGATAAGCCAAGCTCTCAGACCGGAATGCTGTTTTTCTCTGCTAATGATGTGGTGCTAGAGTTGAAGCGTTTAGAATAATAAAAACTATAATTTGTATCGGTTACTACTGTTGCGACAATACTAATGTAATATGAGTGCTGTTTTCAGGATCAACTTTTTAGGAACGACGTGCAGCGTATGAGCCGATTTCGTCAGTACACTcgaagttctgaaagaaccttgAGTACACTAGATTCgtttgtaaacgttttatcgcaagaacagatttttgttttgttttgttgacaaacaaaaatactGAGATACTGAATTTGTGTAGAATTGTTGCTGAACAGTCCATTTTCGCATGACGAGAGGAGGCAAAACAGAACATGCGACGTAGTTCAATGACTCGCAATTTTGTGAaactcgcaaactcactcgtgtgttcTTGAGCAACCTGAAATTAACtagtatcacaaaattgtgtccttgtgtaatgaactactttcgcagcatccaacttAATCTACTATTATGCAACTCAACGACACAATAGGCAAAAGCAAactcaacaacaaaaataattaaaattaacgaTGGTTACTTTTACTGGCTCGCTCGTTGTTCGCCGAAGATTGCATTTTGCGTTATGCGAGTTCGGGATAACTTCTTCCTCGGTCAGTCATCGGTGTTGTCGACCTCTTCAAAATCGTGAACATAGATGTCAGCCAAATAATCGCCATAAGTTACGTACTCCAAAAACTTTCTAATATTCAGCGATTTCGATTTCTTTCTTACAATCACCTTTCGACACATTATCCAGTTCAGCTTATTTTAATGATACGATTGTTTGcagattttctattaaaaaccAAATGTTGGGGCTCTACCTTTCGATCAATAAATTGATCGTCCGATTCAGTGTTTCAGTGGAACCTTATCACTTAAATGTCAATTTATTATGGCCTAcacattcttaaaatcgattttcaaccGTGAAGCCAAGATGAcacttttttggccaaatgTAGAAAAGTGTAGTGAAGAacctcagctttacaccgATACCCATTAAGTAGTAGTTTGGCGGGGTGGAACACACAGCTTTTATCTGTTAAGTAGTCACGGACCAATTTTGAATATAGattgttatgatcagagcgagaaaaccgaatactagttattataacttgccttgggatACTTGTCAGAAtatctctttctctttcatcataacactctataggTCTGTGCCAAGGCCAtacaaattgtcaaatttcatcaatagAGACATGACCTCATcaattagttatttacgtcacaggcacatttcattttctcgtgACGTATTAAGTTTACTATcctcaaaattgacatttctacGCTCGGCTCTCGTATGAAGTAtgaaaatttacatgaaaaccGGATACCTGTGGATGAAATCTTGTTCGTTTGGCCGgtgaaaattcgtgtttacagttactaaACCTAtactaaaaataaatcgaactcaagcacgacagagtaaagttttgactagtagccctatattttttgcaatttttttgttcaatttatgtcaatgttcatttgagttcattttcatcacgtgtattaggtcccttatttgacatttcgaaaatgaaccgctcctgcctggtttattttactctgccgtgactCAAGGTACATAACATTACTTAGTTGCCtgtaaatttcttgttttgacTAGTGGTAATTTTGTTTCCCGAGCTGGAGGCATATACTATTTTTGGCATTGCGTTATAATCGAGAGGTGATTTctggaattaaattctcaaatattccgtagaattgacgaaaaaaaaatacaaaatccaaaaatttgtaaacaaattttacgaaattttttccTCTCCAAAAATAGGGCATAATACAAGAGCTACAATCAATTTGCAAAACAACCATTTTCATGCAAGTAACTCCATGCTGAAGCGATCATTAGAAATCATTTGACCATAAACTTTGATATTTATCGTatccataaaagaaaataatttgggAAATTATGCATCTGAACATTGGAAATTCGTCcaccaaatttttaaatgcGCAAAcataaagaaacaaaattcagattaacataaaaaataacaGCTGGGTATAGACGGAACAGACGTACACTTTCACGACTTTGACAGCtgtgtacattttttttggttcctTTCGTTCCTTTTCCATCCTTTTCCGTGTAAATATACAGTGTAAGTGTCGCAAAATGTCAAAAcctaaataaaataaatgcgaacgaaacacaaaaaccaataaatgTTTGCCAAGCAAACATTAAATGCTTTTGGTTCATTCGAAAAAGAGTCTACGGAAATGTTTgagtgattttttgtttgacgaTATTCAAGaagttcaatgaatttgtaaaCAATCAGATTGGGcggtgacaaaaaaaaaaattgtgaatgaaaatactcaacacagaaaaaaaacattcgctGAACTTGTTGTTTAACaactaaaaattaattcatcgAATTGACTCTGCATTGACTATGAATGAGAATATCGATGAAAGTGATCATCGTCACGGTCGATATTTGAGCGGTGATAGTGTGGACGGAGAAGACTTAGCGAAAATTTGCCGTAGGCTCGGTCTCACCGGACCACTGGAACCCTTGTTGCGCGAGCTGAAATGTGATGCGGCACAAAAGTATCCTCAATATGTGAATGTGAAAGAGCCGCCGCGAAAGCACAGCAATACAAAAAGTTGTGAACGCAGAAATGCTAAAAGGGATAAAGAGTTCGACGACAGCGGTGATGTTCATCAATTGGGTGGACGAGTGGCGAAAAGTAGTACCTACGGTCAGGAATCGTGGGGACGAGATTCGGGTGCAAGAGACTTGTCACCTGAACCACATCCTAGAGATATGTGTGGAGTAGAAAATCAACATGCGGATACAGATCCGGGAACCAATTCGATGATTCATTTGGCTAATAAGGTAATGACATTCTTTGCAATTTAGACAATTTCACTTTAGGATTGCGTTTCTTTACATCCTTCTGAACcttgaatattttgttcatGTCAGTGTTGTCTTTGTAAAACCAGCAAGAACAAATTCTGGATTCTGAGCCGTCTTTCATGATAACTTCTGTAAGCCGGAATTAGTAACTCAAATTGGGTTTGATGCACAGTATTGCTGATTCATCCACATTTTTCGGAGCCTCATATTTTTTCTCTGTACGAACAATATTGAGAACGCTTTTCTTCCTAATTATCCCATGCTATGTGGATGTATAGTACGTCTGATATTCTAACCATTACCTCTTCTTCTTGCAAAACTTCATCTGCTTCCCTATGGAAAAAAGCAATGTTTACCGTGCTAAGCCGAAGCTAAAACCTTCAAATTCCAGGACACCCATACCATACGACCGCTACCGAATATGAACATTTATGCAAATCGGTTAATATTTGCTCAATTGAGTCAGAAACACATTTCCTGTCATTGTACTGCCCATGAACAAGTCTTTCGTTCACTACTTCTAGCAATCAATCGACCGAACCAATATCCttgaacttttttcccgattggTGTCATCAACACCATGTATTGCCGCTTCGATTTCGATAACTGTTTTTGGGCTGGGAGCCTTCAAGTTTATTTAAAAGCTTGTCGTGACGACGTTTTGTTCCGGACATGACTCGATAGATTAGAGATTGAATGACATCTTTATAAACACAATACAAGTAGTATATTGCAGTCTTCTCTGTGAAATAACATTAATGGAAACAAACACATCCATTCCATGAATAATAGCGGTAGATCTGAGAACCCTTTTCcatcagggactatttttgagaaattctttgagaaattttgagaaatttgagaaattctttgagaaatctttgagaaatttttgagaaattttttatatttttgagaaatttgagaaatttgtgagaaattctttgagaaataattgagaaataattgagaaattttgagaaattcgatttctcaaaatagtccctgtTTTCCATACAAGTTAGTGTCAACGAACTCCTAAACTTCcttaacaaataaaaagcTCTTCATCACTTATAGCTAAAACTGTGATCAAAGCTCTTCACTCATTTATTTCGATCAAACTTTTCCATGTTATTGTCGAtaaatcttttcaattttctaaagTCAACATCGTTCCACTTCTTCATTTCAACACAGTTCATGTGGATGGATCCTTTTAGATATTACTCAAGTAATTCGTGTAGTTGCAGTGTGCGTTGACccaaataaattccaaaaatagtttCTAAAGGAATATACACGTCGCGCCATAAGTATAAGGAATATGATATAGCTTCCTGTTCTACACTCTGCATccaattacattttatgtgtTCATGAGCTCTCAACCCTGTTGTTTTCTCTCTATTGTTccattgatttttcttctttcatacaaataattttttaagaagaaatttcattttaaacgtGCAAAAAATTACAACTCTTTCTATCCTCagaatgtttattttatgtgTTTCAATTATACTGGTTGGATTCTCAACCTCTCGAAAATGatacaaaatagaaaacaaataaattgaacagaCACACACCAGCACCATCATCGTCCATACAGGAAACCCTCATCTACTTTGCAGTATTTGTATAGattcataattcaatttacagcacacagaaaaaataaaatagttgCGTTCATAAATTCTATACTGTGACGATTCGTTTTccatcgattttatttttaatttcagtaGCTAGTTGGACGTTTCCAAACtcacattcaataaaatttcgtaattGTTTTACTATTCCGTGCTGCGCTCCCATAGTTTCTTATACAGTTTggtggaaaaatttaattttgtttgattaaaaattcattcaaatcaaatgaaattaatgaaaacacTCCAAATCGTCTTACGGGCTATTCGGTGTTGTTTATGGAATTCCGAACCAACAATTATAATTCAATGAATCTCTCGCACTGTATTACGCGCGCATACCATATTCGAATCACTCCCGAAGTGCGACAGCTCAAGGTTAACCAAATACATCAAACtgagaaattaaagaaaaaaaaagaagatttaatTGAAGCAAATTCAAAGGAAAACACATGTTTTTCGCTTGGCACggaacagcaaaaaaaattgtagataAACAAAACTCAACAAGCATGCTCATCGAACGAaaattgtgtgttttattGCCATATAAGAAATCCTTGCGTATAAGTGGAGAATACCTTCATTGAAAGGAAAACGAACAATACATTTCTACGCAGGAATATAGTGAGCGTGGAATCTCTTTCGTCAGTACCTATGTACCTATCCTATCCAATGCGATTTTATGTTACGGAATTCTCTCACAATTTCtctatgattttttttttgtgtgtgaataTTACttggaatttttcattcattttctcatttttcctTCTACTTTTTGTACATTACGTCATTTGTTCTAATGTTATGTCTGCATTCTAATGCAGACAACTGCGATTCTCCCATAAAACGTCAACGCTGTAACTGATATTTTTCCGTACAGTGAAAATTTTCCCTTCGCATTGTaacgttttgttgttgtccGCTTCGATGTGCCTAACAATTACGGTATAACATTTCTAATTGATCGAATAGCCGTTCGTAAATAGTGAACCGATATTGGATTATAATTTGTTTGCACTGCGGGCGAGACAGTGACAATTTATAGTGTTTAGTGTTTCGCATCGTTCCGTCGTGTCTGTTTAGGAAAAAATGCATTGTACCTCACCTGGAAGTGAACCGAATCGTTTACATGATTTGGTTAATGCAAGTGTTGTGCGAAATAGTGTTGAAAATGGTTTAATCAAAGATGAACTGAAGTTTAATCGGACGGATAGTGTTGTCTCGGATGAATTGGAAAAGCAAATTTATGATGACCCGTGTGAACTTATGGATGACTGGACGTCTCCAATGCATATACCGCGTAGCCGAAGTTGGCTGTGCTGTCCCGACACAATGTCTGGTGAAGAACAGCCGGAATTTCAGCggcgaaacaattttttagacTATCAACTGATTACGACCGAACCGAAATTACGACTTTCCACCGAAACAATTGACGTAAATATTTTAGTGTTGTTGCATCAGACAGAACGTAGAAATATATCAATTTTAGGCCATTTGTTCATTCTATCATGCGCTCATGTAaatgatgtaaaaaaaatttacgggAACTGAATGTGATTATTTCCTCATTATTGAACGAAGCCTACGAAATATTAATTACATTTCCTTTGCTGATGGGGCTTTTGCATTATGGTTatttaattgtttgttttgaaatattatttgacCTTTAAATAATATTGATTAATTTCGAAGAATTTACTAAAGTAGTACGTGGGCTGTCACAGAAGCGAGAGAACTGGAATGAACGTTAAACGTTGTCGGGGCAATGtgctttttttttccttttgtaaAATACTTTATTTAGGTTGCTATCGTCGGTATAATGTATTTTCTCGCCTCTTTTTCTTAACCTTGAGTGTACCGTACTGAATATCTACTTAAAAGAAATGTTACGTAGCAACAATATTGTGGAGATTAAAAAGAGTTTAGAGATTCTTTCGCTACATGCACAGTGCATGATGCACTTTATTACTGCAGGGATTTGTCATAAAGCTGTAAGGGTTGAATACTGTCATGTTCAGTTGATTCATCTTCAATCCAGATGTGGTAATAGCAATCAATAAACCA includes:
- the LOC119080287 gene encoding probable cytochrome P450 28a5 — its product is MIAFLFLIFCFGLSLYLYLTWNFDYWERRGVVGPRPLPYVGTFPKTALLDKSSNYINETSEIFRKYYRKHRFIGVFEHREPKLMILDPALVVDVYVKHFKHFSDNSMSETVHAKQDPLFKLNPFIETGSGWKERRSDMAPAFTMLRVKAMFPAMEVSSHKLVDYVNKLLESGQDVIASKDIASRVTADSLCTNMYGLDAKAFDNNPDFLHQSLRMFHNVPVLRSIMWKIFPILDRILPSQSVATEFNDWFVRLYQMAVELRQKNCIESDDFLNFLIELEKKKNLQTVESAANAFIFFLDGFETTSYMLGCAINELAKNKVCQQKLRSEVKSLKGRGFDDLNQMPYLDAVVNETTRISPFPFPIWKTCTENIVLTDYDGRTVQIDKGTKIILPTTALHHHPDFYVNSNEFNPDRFISSASDAKTLKDAGVFAPFGNGPRICMGMRWAVLLLKSVLSVLVEKFEMSVHLNASDKPSSQTGMLFFSANDVVLELKRLE